The following coding sequences are from one Triticum dicoccoides isolate Atlit2015 ecotype Zavitan chromosome 4A, WEW_v2.0, whole genome shotgun sequence window:
- the LOC119286605 gene encoding uncharacterized protein LOC119286605 isoform X3, whose protein sequence is MQGGSEPKAQFTGLTGLLSFFGLLLLLAFYAAHCCHKNVRCSSLVLGSSMPLAFKMMPLFHHLVGSHAVILAAKFPLCVWGNCLQFSLSVLLVHLVLNFCTKGDVEMQEQNLCEVVVDESCEDGAELTRGRRPNCGNQIK, encoded by the exons ATGCAGGGCGGTTCCGAACCCAAAGCGCAGTTTACAG GATTGACGGGGCTGCTCTCATTTTTCGGTTTGCTACTGCTCCTTGCATTCTATGCTGCTCATTGTTGTCATAAGAACGTGAGGTGTTCTTCG TTGGTTCTTGGGTCCTCCATGCCGTTAGCCTTCAAG ATGATGCCACTCTTCCACCATCTTGTCGGCTCACATGCTGTTATTCTTGCTGCCAAG TTCCCGTTATGTGTTTGGGGTAACTGTCTACAGTTCAGTTTATCTGTTCTTCTGGTGCATCTTGTTCTAAACTTCTG CACCAAGGGAGATGTAGAAATGCAAGAACAGAACCTTTGCGAG GTGGTTGTTGATGAATCATGTGAGGATGGTGCAGAACTCACAAGAGGGAGAAGACCGAACTGCGGTAACCAAATCAAATAG
- the LOC119286605 gene encoding uncharacterized protein LOC119286605 isoform X4 → MQGGSEPKAQFTGLTGLLSFFGLLLLLAFYAAHCCHKNLVLGSSMPLAFKMMPLFHHLVGSHAVILAAKFPLCVWGNCLQFSLSVLLVHLVLNFCTKGDVEMQEQNLCEVVVDESCEDGAELTRGRRPNCGNQIK, encoded by the exons ATGCAGGGCGGTTCCGAACCCAAAGCGCAGTTTACAG GATTGACGGGGCTGCTCTCATTTTTCGGTTTGCTACTGCTCCTTGCATTCTATGCTGCTCATTGTTGTCATAAGAAC TTGGTTCTTGGGTCCTCCATGCCGTTAGCCTTCAAG ATGATGCCACTCTTCCACCATCTTGTCGGCTCACATGCTGTTATTCTTGCTGCCAAG TTCCCGTTATGTGTTTGGGGTAACTGTCTACAGTTCAGTTTATCTGTTCTTCTGGTGCATCTTGTTCTAAACTTCTG CACCAAGGGAGATGTAGAAATGCAAGAACAGAACCTTTGCGAG GTGGTTGTTGATGAATCATGTGAGGATGGTGCAGAACTCACAAGAGGGAGAAGACCGAACTGCGGTAACCAAATCAAATAG
- the LOC119286605 gene encoding uncharacterized protein LOC119286605 isoform X2: protein MKLTPLSRSYYLVRFDSSLFLSSVSFPLAGLTGLLSFFGLLLLLAFYAAHCCHKNLVLGSSMPLAFKMMPLFHHLVGSHAVILAAKFPLCVWGNCLQFSLSVLLVHLVLNFCTKGDVEMQEQNLCEVVVDESCEDGAELTRGRRPNCGNQIK, encoded by the exons ATGAAACTGACCCCACTTTCTCGTTCTTATTACCTTGTGCGATTTGATTCCTCACTTTTCCTTTCTTCTGTTTCCTTTCCTCTTGCAGGATTGACGGGGCTGCTCTCATTTTTCGGTTTGCTACTGCTCCTTGCATTCTATGCTGCTCATTGTTGTCATAAGAAC TTGGTTCTTGGGTCCTCCATGCCGTTAGCCTTCAAG ATGATGCCACTCTTCCACCATCTTGTCGGCTCACATGCTGTTATTCTTGCTGCCAAG TTCCCGTTATGTGTTTGGGGTAACTGTCTACAGTTCAGTTTATCTGTTCTTCTGGTGCATCTTGTTCTAAACTTCTG CACCAAGGGAGATGTAGAAATGCAAGAACAGAACCTTTGCGAG GTGGTTGTTGATGAATCATGTGAGGATGGTGCAGAACTCACAAGAGGGAGAAGACCGAACTGCGGTAACCAAATCAAATAG
- the LOC119286605 gene encoding uncharacterized protein LOC119286605 isoform X5, whose translation MKLTPLSRSYYLVRFDSSLFLSSVSFPLAGLTGLLSFFGLLLLLAFYAAHCCHKNVRCSSLVLGSSMPLAFKMMPLFHHLVGSHAVILAAKHQGRCRNARTEPLRGGC comes from the exons ATGAAACTGACCCCACTTTCTCGTTCTTATTACCTTGTGCGATTTGATTCCTCACTTTTCCTTTCTTCTGTTTCCTTTCCTCTTGCAGGATTGACGGGGCTGCTCTCATTTTTCGGTTTGCTACTGCTCCTTGCATTCTATGCTGCTCATTGTTGTCATAAGAACGTGAGGTGTTCTTCG TTGGTTCTTGGGTCCTCCATGCCGTTAGCCTTCAAG ATGATGCCACTCTTCCACCATCTTGTCGGCTCACATGCTGTTATTCTTGCTGCCAAG CACCAAGGGAGATGTAGAAATGCAAGAACAGAACCTTTGCGAG GTGGTTGTTGA
- the LOC119286605 gene encoding uncharacterized protein LOC119286605 isoform X1 translates to MKLTPLSRSYYLVRFDSSLFLSSVSFPLAGLTGLLSFFGLLLLLAFYAAHCCHKNVRCSSLVLGSSMPLAFKMMPLFHHLVGSHAVILAAKFPLCVWGNCLQFSLSVLLVHLVLNFCTKGDVEMQEQNLCEVVVDESCEDGAELTRGRRPNCGNQIK, encoded by the exons ATGAAACTGACCCCACTTTCTCGTTCTTATTACCTTGTGCGATTTGATTCCTCACTTTTCCTTTCTTCTGTTTCCTTTCCTCTTGCAGGATTGACGGGGCTGCTCTCATTTTTCGGTTTGCTACTGCTCCTTGCATTCTATGCTGCTCATTGTTGTCATAAGAACGTGAGGTGTTCTTCG TTGGTTCTTGGGTCCTCCATGCCGTTAGCCTTCAAG ATGATGCCACTCTTCCACCATCTTGTCGGCTCACATGCTGTTATTCTTGCTGCCAAG TTCCCGTTATGTGTTTGGGGTAACTGTCTACAGTTCAGTTTATCTGTTCTTCTGGTGCATCTTGTTCTAAACTTCTG CACCAAGGGAGATGTAGAAATGCAAGAACAGAACCTTTGCGAG GTGGTTGTTGATGAATCATGTGAGGATGGTGCAGAACTCACAAGAGGGAGAAGACCGAACTGCGGTAACCAAATCAAATAG